Proteins encoded within one genomic window of Tamandua tetradactyla isolate mTamTet1 chromosome 11, mTamTet1.pri, whole genome shotgun sequence:
- the GDF1 gene encoding embryonic growth/differentiation factor 1, with protein sequence MSLLRCHPGGGRLLVLLALLMPSPPPARAPVPPLPDPALLHALGLREMPWGGPATRPVPPVMWRLFRGPGRTSPRATLRPCHVEELGVAGNIVRHVQDLGAPSRPPESALAAGACPEWSVVFDLSAVESVERASRARLDLRFAAGAGAPAGGWELSVAQAAGPPGRGLRALLRQAVPSARAPVRAELLPGAWARNASVPRTLRLALALRPRVPAACARLTEASLLLVTLDPRLCHPLARPRRDAVSTAVGGGPGGPCRARRLYVSFREVGWHRWVIAPRGFLANFCQGHCALPEALDATGPPALNHAVLRALMHSATPSAPGLACCVPARLAPISVLLFDNSDNVVLRRHEDMAVDACGCR encoded by the exons CGGGGGCGGCCGCCTCCTAGTCCTGCTGGCCCTGCTGATGCCCTCACCGCCCCCGGCCCGCGCCCCCGTGCCCCCGCTCCCCGACCCCGCCCTGCTCCACGCCCTGGGGCTGCGCGAAATGCCCTGGGGCGGCCCCGCGACCCGGCCCGTGCCCCCCGTCATGTGGCGCCTGTTCCGCGGCCCGGGGCGGACGTCCCCGAGGGCCACACTGCGGCCGTGCCACGTGGAGGAGCTGGGGGTCGCTGGCAACATCGTGCGCCACGTCCAGGACCTCG GCGCCCCCTCACGGCCCCCGGAGTCCGCCTTGGCCGCCGGCGCGTGCCCCGAGTGGAGCGTGGTCTTCGACCTATCGGCCGTGGAGTCCGTGGAGCGCGCGAGCCGGGCGCGCCTGGACCTACGCTTCGCGGCGGGTGCGGGGGCCCCGGCGGGTGGCTGGGAGCTGAGCGTGGCGCAGGCGGCGGGTCCCCCGGGGCGCGGGTTGCGAGCTTTGCTGCGCCAGGCCGTGCCCTCCGCCAGGGCGCCGGTGCGCGCTGAGCTGCTGCCCGGCGCCTGGGCCCGCAACGCCTCGGTGCCCCGAACTCTGCGCCTGGCGTTGGCGCTGCGTCCCCGGGTTCCCGCCGCCTGCGCGCGCCTGACCGAGGCCTCGCTGCTGCTGGTGACTCTCGATCCCCGCCTCTGCCACCCCCTGGCTCGGCCGCGGCGCGATGCAGTTTCCACTGCGGTGGGCGGCGGCCCAGGAGGACCGTGTCGCGCGCGGCGCCTGTACGTGAGCTTCCGGGAGGTCGGGTGGCATCGCTGGGTCATTGCGCCACGCGGCTTCCTGGCCAACTTCTGCCAGGGCCACTGCGCGCTGCCCGAGGCCCTGGACGCTACGGGGCCGCCTGCGCTCAACCACGCAGTCCTGCGCGCGCTCATGCACTCGGCCACCCCCAGCGCCCCCGGCCTGGCCTGCTGCGTGCCCGCCCGCCTGGCGCCCATCTCCGTGCTCCTCTTCGACAACAGCGACAACGTGGTGCTGCGGCGCCACGAGGACATGGCGGTGGACGCGTGCGGCTGCCGCTGA